In Candidatus Neomarinimicrobiota bacterium, the genomic window GGGAGAACCTGAACGAGGATCAATAGCGTGGGTTATGCGTTTTCCTTCAACTTCCCGGTAATTGCGGTAATCACCACTGGAAGCAACTGCCATATCAGTCAGGGTAATGATATGCTGTAGATCGGCACCAGGAGCTCCACCAAATGTGGGTCGATCGATCCCAATTTTCCAGGACTCACCAAATTTATTAATACCAGAAGTCATGATCTCACCCCCGATCTCAGAAAAAATATTCTCAAATCCCATCTCTGAAAGGAAGTGGACAACATGATCTGCAGCATCTCCCTTGGCGATAGCACTCAGGTCAATACTGATCCTGGGATCAGCTTTTGTGATGGTAGAATCACCAAGTTCCAACTTATCGCAACCAGTCAACAGCAGCCAGGCATCGATCTCAGCCACTGTCGGGAAGCGGTCTTCACCCGGCTCGAAACCAAACCCAAAAAAATTAACAATGGGCATAACGGTTATATCGAAGGCTCCGTCTGATAATGCACAAAAATTAAGTCCAGTGGTGACCACCTGGAGGAGTTCTGCTGAAACAGGGACTGGTTCATTGGTCTGATTCTGGTTGAACAGGGAGATCTCACTTTGAGGTTCATAGGTAGATAACGTATGATTAAAATCTATTAGGAAACTATCAATTTTACTGGATATCAAACTACGTTGTTTCACGTCGATAGGGTCACCTACTATGACAATGTGATAGGTGGT contains:
- a CDS encoding FAD:protein FMN transferase, whose amino-acid sequence is MKLQSRQSKNIITILLLNVLLLIITGCGNDDPIFSEYTFNGATMGTTYHIVIVGDPIDVKQRSLISSKIDSFLIDFNHTLSTYEPQSEISLFNQNQTNEPVPVSAELLQVVTTGLNFCALSDGAFDITVMPIVNFFGFGFEPGEDRFPTVAEIDAWLLLTGCDKLELGDSTITKADPRISIDLSAIAKGDAADHVVHFLSEMGFENIFSEIGGEIMTSGINKFGESWKIGIDRPTFGGAPGADLQHIITLTDMAVASSGDYRNYREVEGKRITHAIDPRSGSPINHNLAAVTVIHQSCLVADGLSTSVMVMGSEAGLSWLEDFPDAEGLLITREKDGSFKEYMTSGFEQYLAD